The DNA segment CAACACCTTAGTGGTAAGCTACCAAAACCACCTGAGGTAAATCGCATCAAAAAAAAGGCCAAACTATTTTATACTAAGCTTGGAAACAAGCATACTTTAGCAAATCACTTTTCTTTAATTTCTCAACTTGATAGATGCACTTGTAAAATTTTAAATGCAATGGAGCAAAGCCACTTAAATAAAAACCCAGCAATTACACACCTATTTAAAATTATTAAGCAAGATGAGGCTCGTCATGTATTTATTAGTAAACAGCATGCATCTAATCTAGGTAGCTATAATACTGATGAAACAATTACACAAGAGCTTATTAAGCTACTATCGATTCAAAGTGATACTTTTGAAGGGCTTGGAATTGATTTTGACTTACTGACTCAACGCTTAATAACAACCAAACTATGAGATTATACCTATAATGACTACTTATTTTGCACCACATTCTGTTAAATTACTTGCAACAGGTTCTGCATTACCAAAATATAGATTTAATAATGATACACTTTTAAGTGCACTATTAACTCATACTGATTTACAAACCGTTAAAAAAGCTAAACGTTTAATCAAAAAAATGGGTGTCACGGAGCGTTATTTATCTAGGCCTTTAGAGAAAGCGATTGAACCTGCATTACATAGCACTCCTGAGTTATGCCATAAAGCAGTCGCTAATACACTAGAAAGAGTCAAATCACCAATAGAGATTGGTTATCTAATCGGTCATACTGCAAGTCCTCATACATTAATTCCACCTAATATCGCTTGGGTTACTGAAAAATTACAATATAAAGGCCCTTTTATGGAGTTAAGGCAAGCATGCACAGGCTTTGCAAACGCGTTACAAATTGCTTCACCGATGCTTTATGCAAATCCAAAACTATCATCTATTATGATTGTTGGCAGTGAAGTTGGTTCTGTCTACTTTGACTGTGCTAAAGATCCTTATGATATAAGCCAGTTAATTAACTATGTCCAAATGGGTGATGGTGCAGCAACTGCTTTAATCGCTGCAAATGATGACTCTCAAGCACAGATTATTAGTGATATATTTTTAG comes from the bacterium SCSIO 12844 genome and includes:
- a CDS encoding 3-oxoacyl-ACP synthase; this translates as MTTYFAPHSVKLLATGSALPKYRFNNDTLLSALLTHTDLQTVKKAKRLIKKMGVTERYLSRPLEKAIEPALHSTPELCHKAVANTLERVKSPIEIGYLIGHTASPHTLIPPNIAWVTEKLQYKGPFMELRQACTGFANALQIASPMLYANPKLSSIMIVGSEVGSVYFDCAKDPYDISQLINYVQMGDGAATALIAANDDSQAQIISDIFLGHIGLDKDSGFYLEGGSRKPNCSDNHTTQPFHHKTNQVFNHGAELFLKGLDAIYQRGYQLEHFNYIIPHQANGYMAKYISHALDIPEEKIILHANKVGNMGSAAIWYSLDQLLKSNRLSQGDKVLVLGAEATKYLYGGFVYQH